CTTTGCAGTCCGGGCAGACGGGGTACTTCTCCGGGGTGCGGCTGGGCACCCAGACCTTGCCGCACAGGGCCACGACCGGCGTGCCCATGACCATCGCCTCGGTGAGCTTGTCCTTGTCGACGTAGTGGCTGAACCGCTCGTGGTCGCCCTCGTCGGTCGGGACGGTACGACGGTCCTGCTCGACCCGCTCGTCGAGGGCCGTGCCGCTGCCGAATCCGAATCCACTCACGGGGCGTGACTCTACGTGAGTCGGCGCGTCAGTTCAGGTCCGGATCGGCCGGACGTGTGGAGTGCCACGCCAGCTCGCCCGGCTGGCGGCGCAGCACGTCGCGCGCGAGGTCGACCGCGTCCTCGCGGCACAGGTCGCCGGCCTCCGCGGGGACGACGTACCAGGCGCCCTCGTCGATCTCGTCCTCCAGCTGCCCGGCGCCCCAGCCGGCGTAGCCCGCGAA
This genomic window from Nocardioides marinus contains:
- a CDS encoding DUF3039 domain-containing protein, whose translation is MSGFGFGSGTALDERVEQDRRTVPTDEGDHERFSHYVDKDKLTEAMVMGTPVVALCGKVWVPSRTPEKYPVCPDCKEVWESLNDDSGSDA